The Parambassis ranga chromosome 13, fParRan2.1, whole genome shotgun sequence genome contains the following window.
TAaactcaaaataataataagataaaAAGGAACATATTCAAGGCCCAGTTCAGGTTACACCATTGTGATGCTTCACACGCCCCTGTGGCATTGGGAGATATAAAAGGAGAGATCTGGTAGCTGAGAGCAAGACACAAAATGAAGACTGACAGGTGAGTCCCAGCATAATTTTATCTGGTAGTTTGTTCTTTCAGGGGGTGTTTACATCCATTTTATATCAAAACATCTTCTTTTAATTCATGTTTTAATCCAAAATCCAATCGAatcatttattacattttcttGTTGTGCAAAATAATCCAAAGACACATAGCTGTGTCTagaaaattgtatttttgtttgtttttttaaaaaatgctgaatcatgttcttttttttcattcattgtttGTTGTATAATGCGCTCATGTAACGAGCTCTGAGGCACAGGAACTCTGATCCACTTTTTTTACTAAGTTTTCTTTCAGGGAACTGTCCTTTGAAAGCAATTGGCAGGTGGCCTTGCTTCCtattgtttttgctgttttctcACAGGTCTCCACTGAGAACAATGAGGCTGGTCATCCTTGTGTGCCAGCTCGGCCTGATTCTGAGGACGGATGCCCAGATGCCAGACGGTTGCATCAccagtgacacaaacagaccaCCAAGTGAGTGGcttttttttcaatatatatattaaaatttaaatttaaatcttTTATTGATAGTTTTTATCTTTACCTCTTGCAGACAACTCGGACATCACTGTGGTCTGTGGCACCAACAGCATGGACCTGAGCATCTATATTTGCCCCATGTACAACGCTCTTTACAACGAGTCCCTGATGGTCCTGAATAATCAATACAACAAACCTGAGTGTTTTGGGAGGGCTGACTGGACCGCAACTCCCCCAGTGTTAAAGTTCAGATTTCCTATAAATGAATCTGCCCTCTCTTCATGCGCAAACAACTTCCGGGTACCTTTTTACAAAATGAGACATTTGTTACTGTTTGGATTGACTCATGACTAtcatttcattcaaacactgaTTTATTTTGTCAATAGATAACCGATGAGGTTGGGAGCGGACAGTTTGCCGACTTCTCAAGTATCCAGTTTGTGAACATCTCTGGCTCTGTTACATCCATCGACCCCTCCGCAGGGATGATCACATATCGCCCACAAATCTTATACAAGTTCTCCTGCAAGTACCCACTGCAGTATCTCCTCAACAACACTAAACTGGGAGTGTAAGTATGACATGCGACACCAACAATAACACTTGTGCACCATTGCATCATTCAACCATATGTAATACACATTTCCTCTTGTTAAATGCAGCTCAGGTGTGAACATCGCCATACAGGACAACAACGGTAGCTTCATCAGCACACTGAGTATGAAGCTCTACCAGGTAAGGCCTGTTTgaactcatttatttatttattgtttaacttgatttaattttttcctttctgtacAACAGGATGGAAACTATGTAAACATGCTTTCAATCCCAGACACGGGGCTCAACCTGAAGACCAAGATTTATGTTGCAGTGAAAGCCACCAATCTAACAGAGAGGTACGAGTGTTTataactgctttacactcagctAGATAAAACTGAGAAAAACACTTCAAACCATACCTCTGTAATCAAAGGTTCAACGTGCTGCTGGACAGATGCTACGCAACAACAAGTCCGTATCCCATGCAAACCACCTATTATGACCTGTTCATAGGGTGAGTTGCTGAATTGGATCCACGATCAATAAAATACCTTTCAGTGACGCTGAACTTCGAGCTAGCTATTTGTGAATGTGTCCTGTTTGACCCCAGGTGTAACCGTGATCCCCAGACAAAGGTGGATCTCAACGGTAAGTCACAGGAGGCCCGCTTTTCCTTCGAGGCCTTCAGATTTGTGGAGCACAAAAATCAGACCATCTCCACCTTCTACCTGCATTGTACCACCAGACTCTGCGAGCAATCCACATGTACCCGATTATTGCCTGTGAGTCCTTTTTAATACATCACTTCAATATAAAGTGAAAATGTCTACCGTCTGattctctttatttatttagaccTGTAGCGGCACtaacagaaggagaaagagagacgtCCAGGATGTGCCGGCCAACGCTACAGTCACCTCGCCCCCCATAAAGGTGGGCAAACAGGCTGGTACGTATAAGCAGAAGAAGGCAGTCCGTCATCAACACTACAATGTGAACTGTACACTTATGTTAGTCATATAACATTAGATGGTAATCTGTTCCTACAGCAGCCCAGAATTGACAAATACTGGCTCTCAATAACATTTTAAGGCTGAAATAGCTTCATAGGAATAGGAGGACAATTGATTACAATCTGCAACCTTACCACTAGATGGCTCTAAGTCATAAACATTGGCCCTTTAAAAGATTATGTGTGTggcattgatttttttcatgtaacTTTCTCTCGGAAATGTTCacattctcctttttttctcttttggttCTGTTTCAGCAGATATTCAGACTTTCTCTGCTTCTCAAAGTAAGAATCTGGACCATATGTGATCTTTTCCTGTAACTTTGAGCGTATACTGATTTCTGATTTCTGATACCCAACAGCTATGTCGCCTGAGAGCAAGTACAGCAGCCCTGTGGTGGCTCTAATCATCTGCATTGTCATCATTGTCATTTTCATTGCCGCCCTGACCGTTTTTTTGGGGCTGTACGTAAGACGAAGAAAACCCATCTTGGCATAAcacctccacccccccaccacTGACTAAAAGTGGAGTCCTTTACCCATCTCTTCAAAGTGTAATACTTCATCATGTTGCAGAAATAGTTAACCCATTCAGGAGAAAGAATAGTGAGAAACATCCTGCTGTCGTGCTTCTGTGTAGCAGTTTCATTTAACACACACCGTAGCAGCTTTTCATGGTGGTCTGGAGCTCTGTATGCATGAAACTTAATAATCAATATCATTTAGATAGTTTGTTTATGTGGAGATGTGGGCTCAGGATGTGTACAATAACTGTGTATTATAATTAAATTTTTAATCACATTTGCAGAGTCATGTGACAGTATTTAATGAGTGGTGTGATTTGTTGTTTCAGTGAGATTAAAGGAAAATAACTATGGTTTTCTTGTATTGTAAAAGACGCCATCTaatgctttttttcccttttaaagACACTAAATGAAAGAAACTGAACCTGCCAAATGTTCAATAACTGGGTGACATGAAGTTGGGTAGTTGTGTAGGTTATACAGGTCTAAAATATGGATTGTTCTGCCATCTTTTGTTGGTtttttgttggtgtgtttatagaaTTCATTTAGAggcaataaaaacattaaatcacTGTGCTGAACAGACAAGACTGTGTCTCATCTTTTCAGTACAATACGGTAAAGATCAATGAAAATCCTCAATGTTCTGTGTTGGCTCCTACATTTTGACTGTGAGTCCAAAATCACAAAGGCCTCTATCATAGAAAGATTCATTTAATAAAAGTTATGGTGTAAATATAGACAGAGGTTGCCCAGCACCCACATGTGCCATGCAGCCTACACCTGTCATTGATTGGCTAATGACCACACCCCCGCTACCCATCAACGCATTGCATTGTGATGTCAGATAAGACTGGACGGCAATGTGCTGGTAAAACTAGCATAGTGGTTGTTTTAGCCAACAAATGGGACAAATTTGTGATGAAAATACCAAAAATATCCACCGACCCGACACCGACAGtgtgtagactgtgtgtgtgtgcacatcaaaATAGCAAGGACTCAGGAGCGGGGGTGTGGGGGTAGCACAAAGCTCACACTCTGAGATGGGTGCTACAATTGCAAAAATGTGATTCAGACATTCACCCTTGTATTAGTAAATCAGAAAGCTGTCAAGATCAAGATCACATACCCAACTGAGGAGCTGCAGTGATCCTCACTGATTTAAGTGATGAAGATTTGTGCAAATTCATCAATCAGATGTTCAAACCTTTGACCTGCTAGTAGAAGATGGGAATTTTTGCTTTGACTGCAATATGTACAATATATTATTGCCGGTCACTTTAAAGATTTAATTGCACTGATActctttattctttttatatttatttagacaTATGTTAAATGTGCTGTTTTCACACTGTGTTccttaagccaagagctgctgacaAAGGTTTGTTGTGCCTTGCATAATGACATTAAAGATGTTTTATGATTCTTGACTCTGCTTCATAATAAAACAAGTTTTACACCATAGGGCTTCGCTTGATGtttagagttttttttcctatttcctCTTGTTTTGATTGTGACTTGACTCAAAACACAGTTCAGAAATCTTACACTAAATTATCAATATGGTGATACTGCAAGTTATCACACGCTACATGATCAAACCAAGAGCAACTTTAACAAATTATTTTATCTAAATCCTCCCAAAATGATCCACCACCTGCATACATtataaaacacaacatgatgctGTATACTCACAAAGCACCGACACAGACTGCATGGTTTCATAGATTTGCACATATTTACCAAATGTTAAAGTTTTCACGTTATGTATGCTATGACTTCAACACTACATGTTTAAGGGGTATACAGAGTACACACTTTAATAATCCATACCACAAAATTAGTCATAAAGAgatcaaaagaaaaacactggcaCGCCCTATTGATTGTTGTTCAGAGCATCCTTGGAGACAGACGTGTCTCATCAATCCACTGTTTAGCTACAGATACTGAGCAGATAAACATCTTTTGTATGCTTTCATGTTGACACCCTGCTTATGTTACTGGTTATCTGATGAGGTTCTTTCTTCTCCACCTTTTCATTTTACAGTATAAACGCAGAGAGATGTGGAAAGAGACAACCACACTGAAAATGACGACGCACCGGTGAGTTTACTATCTGTTCTAATGCAGTGTGAATAACAACATACCTACATTTGAAGGACTTCAGTTGGAAGCTGCTGTAagctgtttgatgttttttgaCACAGGTCAACATTGATAATACTGAGGCTGGTCATCCTTGTGTGCCAGCTTGGCCTGATTCTGAGGACGGATGCCCAGATGCCAGACAGTTGCATCAccagtgacacaaacagaccaCCAGGTTTGTGGcttttatatgtatatacatttatatgtCAATCAAActgtcaatatatatatatatatatatatatatatatatatatatatattcgtgattcctcctctgacctctgggggggtgcttaaaaaaacatgtccaaACAAAGAAAGCCTTAGTTTGGTTTGATTGATCAAATCTTTTATTGACAGTTTTTATATTTACCTCTTGCAGACAACTCGGACATCACTGTGGTCTGTGGCACCAACAGCATGGACCTGAGCATCTATATTTGCCCCATGTACAACGCTCTTTACAACGAGTCCCTGATGGTCCTGAATAATCAATACAACAAACCTGAGTGTTTTGGACGGGCTGACTGGACCGCAACTCCACCAGTGTTAAAGTTCAGATTTCCTATAAATGAATCTGCCCTCTCTTCATGCGCCAATAACTTCCGGGTACTTTTTACAAGATGAGACATCGTTTAATTTTTTGACTCATTTCATTCaagcacctttttttttggtcaataGATAACTGATGAGGTTGGGAGCGGAGTGTTTGCTGACTCAAGTATCCAATTTGTCAACATCTCTGGCTCTGTTACATCCATCAACCCCTCTGTGGGTGTGATCAATTATCGCCCACAGATCTCATACAGGTTCTCCTGCAGGTACCCATTGCAGTATGTGCTCAACAGCACTGAAGTGAGCGTGTGAGTATGATATGGAACACCTCACCGGCACATATTGATCCTAACATTGTTACATGCCAtgactgtatttgttttttttaatatgatgCAGATCTGGAGTGAATTCTGCCATAAATGACATGAACAGCAGTTTCATCAACGCACTGTCCATGAGGCTCTATGTAGTAAGTGTCagattgaaagaaaaaaaaaggaaaacagcagTTAGCTGTTGActtgttctttctctgtcaTTTCTGTGGAGCAGGATGTAGAACACAAAGAAGTGCTGACAATCCCACAAACGGGGCTCAGCCTGCACACAAGGATTTATGTTGCAGTTACAGCCACCAATCTAACAGACAGGTACTGAAAGTctggaaaatatgtttttaacttTACTGTCAGGAGTCAGCTTATAAGAAATCCTCTGATACTGATGatttttgtcatcactgttAGCACTTAAATCATCAGTCATCCCAGATTATTATGCAAATTTAAttcttaatataattaaaacgagtgagtgatctgtactgttaaaaaaaagaacctaACAGTAGAAACCAAACTAAAAGTTTCTTTGTTTGGAcataacatggaggtctatagagattacttatattttttttaagcacaccccccagaggtcagaggaggaaTTGCAGTGTGAGTTTTATTTCCCTGACCTGGTAGATGCTGCTTGTGACTTGACACCTATATAGGAAATAAGCAATGGCCACAGACTACACCTGTTCTGTGATAATGTCTGACATTATCACAGAACAGGTGTAGTCTGTGGCCATTGCTTATTTCCTAACCTTACTTACTGCACTATATCTACCCTCTGACATACATATCTTCACGTTAAATGGACTTATGTTAGAGTGGTATACTTTTCCTGTTTTCCATGAGCTGCACTCATAAGAAATAATACTTCATATCTGTTTGTGAAGTTTCTATGTGCTGCTGGACAGATGCTACTCAACTCCAACTCCACAACCCTTCTACGACAACTACTACGACCTGTTTGTTGGGTGAGTTTCATAAATGTGACTCCATCATATAACGCATTTCACACTGATAAACCGCTCTCTCTTTAAACCCAGGTGTTCACATAATGCACAGACTAAGGTGGAGCTTAACGGGGTGTCCCAGGAGGCACACTTTTCCTTCGAGACCTTCAGATTTGTGGAGCACAATAATCTGACCGTCTCCACCTTCTATGTGCACTGTGCCACCACACTGTGTGAGGAGTCCACATGCAGCATGTTGCTACCTGTAAGTCCTCACTGCACATTGGCAGAACTTTTCTGAGAAAAGCAATGAGCACAGGAAACAGAGGCACCagtgcatgcagtgtgtgttaatgtgactTTCTGTTGTCTCTGATGTTCTGCAGAATTGTGAGAAGCAGCAGTGGGGGGCCCGAACAGAGAAGTCGGACTCTACAGTTACCTCGCCCGCCATCATGGTGGCAAATAAGAGCGCTGATGTGCCTTTTGATACAATAGCAGGTCTGTTACAGGCAGTAACTCACAATTTAAATATAGAATGTAAACCTTTTTGTATGATAATTAATGATTATAACTTGCTGGTGAAAGGTCAAATGTCACTGTCAAAATTTCATACACATAATGCTAATCCTAATTTCTGCACGAGGAGACCTTCTTatcttctttttccccccttacACACAGGGGTTTCACCGCTGAGCTGCTACAGTGTGATGGCTGTGATTATCTACCATGTCATGTTAATGGTCTGGCTCTCCATCTGAAAACATGTCACCCTCGCTTGCACTGTACTGTGCTctgatttattaaaaataaacattagtgtagtgtttgtgttgacatgctaacactttttttaaacatgagtGTAGTGTAGTATGTACATTTCTGATGACAGTCAGTGATTTTAGTTCATCCTGAGTGACAGTATAAAATCAAACATGTGATTCAAACAGTAAGTATCGTGAATTTTGGAGCTGCCACAGTCAAAAATCTGCAACATGTGTATATCACACAAAAATAAGACAACATTTGAATTCTTTAATCCCACTTGTGGTTAACATAACTAAGTgcaacattttttgttttttccatcaAATTTATAACAATACTGTCAAAAATAAGTGTTAGTCTGAGAAGCCGGGATGTTTGGTAGCTGCTTAAATAAAAGCTATAATGACAGTCTGAGAAGACATAGCAGGTATATTGTAGGGAAATGTCTCTTAAAGGTCCAGTGcaatgaaaaacacattacCCACCGTTTGGCAATGAAGCAGGTCTACATC
Protein-coding sequences here:
- the LOC114445127 gene encoding zona pellucida-like domain-containing protein 1; this encodes MGTRFWSLPPELRARHKMKTDRSPLRTMRLVILVCQLGLILRTDAQMPDGCITSDTNRPPNNSDITVVCGTNSMDLSIYICPMYNALYNESLMVLNNQYNKPECFGRADWTATPPVLKFRFPINESALSSCANNFRITDEVGSGQFADFSSIQFVNISGSVTSIDPSAGMITYRPQILYKFSCKYPLQYLLNNTKLGVSGVNIAIQDNNGSFISTLSMKLYQDGNYVNMLSIPDTGLNLKTKIYVAVKATNLTERFNVLLDRCYATTSPYPMQTTYYDLFIGCNRDPQTKVDLNGKSQEARFSFEAFRFVEHKNQTISTFYLHCTTRLCEQSTCTRLLPTCSGTNRRRKRDVQDVPANATVTSPPIKVGKQAADIQTFSASQTMSPESKYSSPVVALIICIVIIVIFIAALTVFLGLYVRRRKPILA
- the LOC114445128 gene encoding zona pellucida-like domain-containing protein 1, giving the protein MTTHRSTLIILRLVILVCQLGLILRTDAQMPDSCITSDTNRPPDNSDITVVCGTNSMDLSIYICPMYNALYNESLMVLNNQYNKPECFGRADWTATPPVLKFRFPINESALSSCANNFRITDEVGSGVFADSSIQFVNISGSVTSINPSVGVINYRPQISYRFSCRYPLQYVLNSTEVSVSGVNSAINDMNSSFINALSMRLYQDVEHKEVLTIPQTGLSLHTRIYVAVTATNLTDSFYVLLDRCYSTPTPQPFYDNYYDLFVGCSHNAQTKVELNGVSQEAHFSFETFRFVEHNNLTVSTFYVHCATTLCEESTCSMLLPNCEKQQWGARTEKSDSTVTSPAIMVANKSADVPFDTIAGVSPLSCYSVMAVIIYHVMLMVWLSI